A genomic region of Chloroflexota bacterium contains the following coding sequences:
- the hisZ gene encoding ATP phosphoribosyltransferase regulatory subunit, whose product MGYQLTPEVVRGTRDLFAAAVHQRQALIQTLTATFDQAGYDPIELPLLEHRELYLKKSGDDLIAKLYHWNQGGRDLALRPEWTASVLRAVISGMGDAPIPLRLRYAGPVFRYERPRRATYRQFTQVGIELIGAPGPLADAEALGLAVTGLRELGIQQWTLTIGHIGVIKTLLNSLGLPERITSALTWSLERIRSKGLDAVKQQWRDDDDDLPVDLASLAHLADQDLETLLLRVLPSLGVRLDSGGREPQAIIQRLVRKLRRGDDVLNLDRAWQLLSALTAARGPASVVMQQMRELCQEYTVAPDALDELQTSLTLLEAYGVPADQIVLDFGMGRGLHYYTGLIFEIDGADGLQLCGGGRYDDLVAALGGRATPAVGFAYGLERIVAAVAPAEITPVKSVLVVGDDHGLVIQAAAALRQQGYRTAVDLRQRSYAANLNDARRREMSHLALVSVDGIQLRDLNEQKTQ is encoded by the coding sequence GTGGGCTATCAATTAACTCCTGAAGTGGTTCGCGGAACCCGTGACCTTTTTGCCGCTGCCGTTCACCAACGTCAGGCGCTGATTCAGACATTAACCGCTACGTTTGATCAAGCTGGCTATGACCCAATTGAGTTGCCATTGCTTGAGCATCGTGAGTTGTATTTAAAGAAATCTGGTGATGATCTCATCGCCAAATTGTACCATTGGAATCAAGGTGGCCGTGATTTGGCCTTGCGCCCTGAATGGACAGCCTCGGTCTTACGAGCAGTCATCAGTGGCATGGGCGATGCGCCGATTCCCTTACGCTTGCGCTACGCTGGGCCGGTGTTTCGCTACGAACGCCCACGTCGCGCGACCTATCGCCAATTTACCCAAGTTGGCATCGAATTAATCGGTGCACCTGGCCCGTTAGCCGACGCTGAAGCCCTTGGTTTGGCTGTCACTGGCCTGCGCGAACTAGGCATTCAGCAATGGACATTAACCATTGGCCATATTGGTGTGATTAAGACGTTGCTCAATAGCCTCGGCTTACCCGAACGGATCACGTCGGCGCTTACCTGGAGCCTCGAACGAATTCGATCCAAAGGGCTTGATGCGGTTAAACAACAATGGCGCGACGATGACGACGATCTGCCAGTTGATTTAGCCAGCCTAGCCCACCTCGCCGACCAAGATCTTGAGACGCTGTTGTTGCGCGTATTACCCAGCCTTGGGGTGCGCCTCGATAGCGGCGGGCGTGAGCCACAAGCAATTATTCAACGCTTGGTGCGCAAGTTGCGCCGTGGCGACGATGTGCTTAATCTTGACCGCGCATGGCAGTTGCTTTCAGCCTTGACCGCTGCCCGTGGCCCAGCATCAGTTGTGATGCAACAGATGCGTGAGCTATGCCAAGAATATACGGTTGCACCCGACGCTTTGGATGAGTTGCAAACCAGCCTGACCTTACTTGAGGCATATGGCGTGCCAGCAGATCAGATTGTGCTGGATTTTGGCATGGGTCGTGGGTTGCACTACTACACTGGCCTGATTTTCGAGATCGATGGCGCTGATGGCTTGCAACTCTGTGGCGGTGGCCGCTATGATGATTTGGTTGCGGCGCTTGGTGGGCGAGCAACGCCCGCCGTTGGCTTTGCCTATGGCCTCGAACGAATCGTCGCGGCAGTTGCGCCAGCCGAAATTACCCCAGTTAAGAGTGTGTTGGTGGTTGGCGATGATCATGGCTTGGTAATTCAGGCAGCAGCAGCATTACGCCAACAAGGCTATCGTACGGCGGTTGATTTGCGCCAACGTTCGTATGCGGCCAATTTAAATGATGCCCGTCGGCGTGAGATGAGCCATTTAGCCTTGGTCAGTGTTGATGGCATTCAACTGCGCGATTTAAATGAACAGAAAACCCAATGA
- the pheS gene encoding phenylalanine--tRNA ligase subunit alpha has product MAMFEQLDQIEKEAAAALASVQSLDDLAAWRTQWTGKKGALAQASQSIGKLDPKDRPAFGQRFGAIKQALSEQEITLEARLQSAALHQELEEDAVDISLPGRAANIGRLHPSTQSLRRIQHIFAEMGFQVWESREVESDEYNFELLNMPAHHPARDMWDTFYVQSDDPHQKVVLRTHTSPGQIHVMRTLNPEPIRVILPGKCYRYEPVSARSEMMFHQVEGLVIGRNITMADLKGTLANFARRMFKDDVKVRYRPSYFPFTEPSVEVDIECFICGGEGCRICKKSGWLEILGAGMVHPTVLRNGGYDPAEWSGFAFGMGPERQTMLRYDIDDIRWFFSNDGRFLEQFG; this is encoded by the coding sequence ATGGCAATGTTTGAGCAATTAGATCAAATTGAAAAAGAGGCCGCAGCGGCCTTAGCCAGCGTCCAATCGCTTGACGATTTGGCTGCATGGCGTACCCAATGGACTGGCAAAAAGGGCGCGTTGGCCCAAGCCAGTCAATCAATCGGCAAGCTCGACCCCAAAGATCGGCCAGCCTTTGGCCAACGCTTTGGCGCAATCAAGCAAGCCCTAAGCGAACAAGAAATCACTTTAGAAGCGCGTTTGCAAAGCGCGGCCTTGCATCAAGAGCTTGAAGAAGATGCGGTTGACATTAGTTTACCGGGGCGAGCCGCCAATATTGGCCGTTTGCACCCCAGCACTCAATCGCTGCGCCGAATTCAGCATATTTTTGCTGAAATGGGCTTTCAAGTCTGGGAAAGCCGCGAAGTCGAATCCGATGAGTATAACTTTGAATTGCTCAATATGCCGGCGCATCACCCAGCTCGCGATATGTGGGACACGTTCTATGTGCAATCCGACGATCCTCATCAAAAGGTCGTGTTGCGCACCCACACCTCGCCCGGCCAAATTCATGTCATGCGAACGTTGAATCCTGAGCCAATTCGGGTGATTTTGCCTGGTAAGTGTTATCGCTACGAGCCAGTCAGCGCCCGCTCCGAGATGATGTTCCATCAGGTTGAGGGCTTGGTAATCGGCAGAAACATTACCATGGCCGATCTCAAAGGTACATTGGCCAACTTTGCTCGGCGCATGTTTAAGGATGATGTGAAAGTGCGTTATCGGCCTTCATACTTCCCTTTCACTGAGCCAAGCGTCGAAGTCGATATCGAATGCTTCATTTGTGGTGGCGAAGGCTGTCGAATTTGCAAAAAGAGCGGCTGGCTGGAAATTCTGGGCGCAGGGATGGTGCACCCAACCGTCTTGCGCAACGGCGGCTATGATCCTGCTGAGTGGAGCGGCTTTGCCTTCGGGATGGGGCCAGAACGCCAAACCATGCTGCGCTACGACATCGACGACATTCGCTGGTTCTTCTCCAACGATGGTCGGTTCTTGGAACAATTCGGTTAA